The Miltoncostaea oceani genome includes a region encoding these proteins:
- a CDS encoding AI-2E family transporter: MRSDGLSTRALLRMVGVLFAVLAGLYLLWLSRGVITWVVIGGFLAVAMNPLVSLLQVRLRMRRAAAIFIVYLAVAGVIAGAALLFVPPLIDAGQQLTEEVPTYVEQLSESELVQQLDEEYDVLDRIEEEATSALGGVAGPDTAVELATRVINGLVALISIAVIAFLLSLYGPRAHDWVLAQQHGEKRVRLQRVSERVYRVISGYVVGVFLVAMTGGVAVWIFLTIIDVPFALLLAFWAGFASLVPLVGATIGGIPYIAVAFFQGWPIGVAAIVFLIVYQQIENNLFQPMIHRFTVQLNPLWIILAVLVGATLIGVVGALMAIPAAGIAQVLIQEWWAARQGGVPPALAPQEPSPEP, translated from the coding sequence GTGAGATCCGACGGCCTCTCGACACGTGCGCTGCTGCGCATGGTCGGCGTCCTCTTCGCGGTCCTGGCTGGCCTCTACCTGCTGTGGCTGTCGCGCGGCGTCATCACCTGGGTGGTGATCGGCGGCTTCCTCGCGGTCGCGATGAACCCGCTGGTCAGCCTGCTGCAGGTGCGCCTGCGGATGCGGCGGGCCGCCGCGATCTTCATCGTCTACCTCGCCGTCGCCGGCGTGATCGCGGGGGCGGCGCTGCTGTTCGTCCCCCCGTTGATCGACGCGGGGCAGCAGCTGACGGAGGAGGTGCCGACCTACGTCGAGCAGCTCTCCGAGTCGGAGCTCGTGCAGCAGCTCGACGAGGAGTACGACGTCCTCGACCGGATCGAGGAGGAGGCGACCTCGGCCCTCGGCGGGGTCGCGGGGCCGGACACCGCGGTCGAGCTGGCGACGCGGGTGATCAACGGCCTCGTCGCCCTGATCAGCATCGCGGTGATCGCGTTCCTGCTCAGCCTCTACGGCCCCCGCGCGCACGACTGGGTGCTGGCCCAGCAGCACGGGGAGAAGCGGGTGCGGCTCCAGCGGGTCAGCGAGCGCGTCTACCGCGTCATCTCGGGGTACGTCGTCGGGGTCTTCCTGGTCGCGATGACCGGCGGCGTCGCCGTGTGGATCTTCCTGACGATCATCGACGTGCCGTTCGCGCTGCTGCTGGCGTTCTGGGCGGGTTTCGCGTCGCTCGTGCCGTTGGTCGGCGCGACGATCGGGGGCATCCCGTACATCGCGGTGGCGTTCTTCCAGGGGTGGCCGATCGGGGTGGCGGCGATCGTCTTCCTGATCGTCTACCAGCAGATCGAGAACAACCTCTTCCAGCCGATGATCCACCGCTTCACGGTGCAGCTGAACCCGCTCTGGATCATCCTGGCGGTGCTCGTCGGCGCGACGCTGATCGGCGTCGTCGGCGCCCTCATGGCGATCCCGGCGGCGGGCATCGCCCAGGTCCTGATCCAGGAGTGGTGGGCGGCGCGCCAGGGCGGGGTGCCGCCGGCGCTGGCGCCCCAGGAGCCGAGCCCCGAGCCCTAA
- a CDS encoding FAD-dependent oxidoreductase: MRVAVVGAGLAGIAAARELVASGHEVVVFEKSRGLGGRLASRRADGGAVLDHGSPVIAAPAGSALRALIEATPAEDRVDLPDGVAYAAGATRLPKILAAGLDVRFGVRLAALRAAGAGLELGDEQGNTHGVAGAVVVTAPAPQAADLLARSPEPPERVAALRALAYAPAVMVLAGVALAPGAVIGPVAGGPLASVRRETAKGRADADGVAPLVARLDAAASARLLDASDEEALALALPALAAVLGPGAPAPAWAQVKRWRYAVPEGRLDEEAVNPPGSRVIIAGDTVTGARFGGDDHHRVFDSGVRAARRVASIPTAEAVR; this comes from the coding sequence ATGCGTGTCGCGGTGGTGGGGGCGGGCCTCGCGGGGATCGCGGCCGCGCGTGAGCTGGTGGCCTCGGGCCACGAGGTCGTCGTCTTCGAGAAGAGCCGGGGCCTCGGCGGTCGCCTGGCGAGCCGCCGCGCCGACGGCGGGGCGGTGCTCGACCACGGGAGCCCGGTGATCGCCGCGCCGGCGGGGTCGGCGCTGCGCGCGCTGATCGAGGCCACCCCGGCGGAGGACCGCGTCGACCTGCCGGACGGGGTCGCGTACGCGGCGGGGGCGACGCGGCTGCCGAAGATCCTGGCGGCCGGGCTGGACGTGCGGTTCGGCGTGCGGCTCGCGGCCCTGCGCGCCGCCGGGGCCGGCCTCGAGCTCGGCGACGAGCAGGGCAACACGCACGGCGTCGCGGGCGCCGTCGTCGTCACGGCCCCGGCGCCGCAGGCCGCCGACCTGCTGGCGCGCAGCCCCGAGCCCCCCGAGCGGGTCGCGGCCCTGCGGGCCCTCGCCTACGCGCCCGCCGTCATGGTCCTCGCCGGTGTCGCGCTCGCGCCCGGCGCGGTGATCGGCCCCGTCGCGGGCGGCCCGCTCGCCTCCGTGCGCCGCGAGACGGCGAAGGGGCGCGCCGACGCCGACGGCGTCGCCCCGCTGGTGGCCCGGCTCGACGCCGCCGCGTCCGCCCGGTTGCTCGACGCGTCCGACGAGGAGGCCCTGGCGCTCGCCCTGCCCGCGCTCGCCGCCGTCCTCGGTCCGGGGGCGCCCGCCCCCGCGTGGGCGCAGGTGAAGCGCTGGCGGTACGCCGTCCCCGAGGGGCGCCTCGACGAGGAGGCCGTCAACCCGCCCGGCAGCCGCGTGATCATCGCGGGGGACACCGTCACCGGGGCCCGCTTCGGCGGCGACGACCACCACCGGGTGTTCGACAGCGGGGTGCGCGCCGCGCGCCGCGTCGCCTCGATCCCGACGGCCGAGGCCGTCCGATGA
- a CDS encoding SpoIIE family protein phosphatase translates to MTPPGQTPATPGAGAPPPGGTRSPLRLREARRSLTVTLGVLIGLLLLMLGVGIGVSRAIHDSATDEYVRDAIPLKSDVQDLVRHMYAQQASVRGYLLTGRESVLAGYEQARVAAAEDVRSIRTRLDGHPILADLLTEAEPRIAELERYYALQIARGRGAEATERGLARRQVLGGEVRFARFRDVADRMLADTDAFVDDARREQDRLTNALTVVLLALGALAIVAALRVSVVARRRVAGLLGDLDNERDVTALAAVRADALQRVTAALAPALDEEAVLGALAGDASHVAGIDEVVLARPGPGGQFLERRSLGGETADLDRRVPLDDDQPLANVARTGEPQFQPSSAIARLPGVAEITTDVPGVGWALLPLRAGRGGRGVLALRFDTPREFTAAERTFLLTLADQVAQALERVRLHREQQEIAHVLQQSLLPRALPEVAGVEMAARYVTAEAGQEVGGDFYDVFEDSGGRLTVMMGDACGKGPEAVALTALARYTVRAVADGDAGPAAALGRLNEAMRQQGFGTLFLTAALLAFGRDAEGMTVTTCRAGHPFPLLVRASGAVEEVGGPGTVLGVFDDPPLTDVTVRIAPGDSIVVFTDGLTEARQGTALLGEERLSDAASACAGMGAEAAAAHLLRTAADFARGRLRDDVAVVVVRVLGD, encoded by the coding sequence GTGACCCCGCCCGGTCAGACACCCGCCACCCCGGGGGCGGGCGCCCCTCCCCCCGGGGGCACCCGCTCCCCCCTGCGCCTGCGCGAGGCCCGCCGGTCCCTGACCGTCACCCTCGGCGTCCTGATCGGCCTGCTCCTGCTGATGCTGGGGGTGGGGATCGGGGTGTCGCGCGCGATCCACGACAGCGCCACCGACGAGTACGTCCGGGACGCGATCCCCCTCAAGTCGGACGTCCAGGACCTCGTCCGCCACATGTACGCCCAGCAGGCCTCGGTGCGCGGTTACCTGCTGACGGGTCGCGAGAGCGTGCTCGCGGGGTACGAGCAGGCGCGCGTGGCCGCCGCCGAGGACGTCCGGTCGATCCGGACGCGCCTCGACGGACACCCCATCCTCGCGGACCTCCTCACCGAGGCGGAGCCGCGGATCGCGGAGCTGGAGCGCTACTACGCGCTCCAGATCGCCCGTGGCCGGGGCGCCGAGGCGACCGAGCGCGGGCTGGCTCGCCGCCAGGTGCTCGGCGGCGAGGTGCGCTTCGCCCGGTTCCGGGACGTCGCCGACCGCATGCTGGCCGACACCGACGCGTTCGTCGACGACGCCCGCCGCGAGCAGGACCGCCTCACGAACGCCCTCACCGTCGTCCTGCTCGCCCTCGGCGCACTCGCGATCGTCGCGGCGCTGCGGGTCAGCGTCGTCGCGCGCCGCCGCGTCGCGGGGCTGCTCGGCGACCTCGACAACGAACGCGACGTCACCGCCCTCGCCGCCGTCCGCGCCGACGCGCTGCAGCGGGTCACCGCCGCCCTCGCCCCGGCGCTCGACGAGGAGGCCGTCCTCGGCGCGCTCGCGGGGGACGCGTCCCACGTCGCCGGCATCGACGAGGTGGTGCTGGCCCGCCCGGGCCCGGGCGGGCAGTTCCTGGAGCGGCGCAGCCTCGGCGGGGAGACCGCCGACCTCGACCGCCGGGTGCCCCTCGACGACGACCAGCCGCTCGCGAACGTCGCCCGGACCGGGGAGCCGCAGTTCCAGCCCTCCTCCGCGATCGCCCGGCTGCCGGGCGTCGCCGAGATCACCACCGACGTCCCCGGCGTCGGGTGGGCGCTCCTGCCCCTGCGGGCCGGGCGGGGCGGGCGGGGCGTGCTCGCCCTCCGCTTCGACACGCCCCGGGAGTTCACCGCCGCGGAGCGGACGTTCCTGCTGACCCTCGCCGACCAGGTCGCCCAGGCGCTGGAGCGGGTGCGCCTGCACCGGGAGCAGCAGGAGATCGCCCACGTCCTGCAGCAGAGCCTCCTGCCCCGGGCCCTGCCGGAGGTGGCCGGCGTCGAGATGGCCGCCCGGTACGTCACCGCCGAGGCCGGCCAGGAGGTCGGGGGCGACTTCTACGACGTGTTCGAGGACTCCGGCGGACGCCTCACCGTGATGATGGGCGACGCCTGCGGGAAGGGGCCCGAGGCCGTCGCCCTGACGGCGCTGGCCCGGTACACGGTCCGCGCGGTCGCCGACGGCGACGCCGGCCCCGCCGCGGCGCTCGGACGCCTCAACGAGGCGATGCGCCAGCAGGGGTTCGGCACGCTCTTCCTCACGGCGGCGCTGCTCGCCTTCGGGCGCGACGCGGAGGGGATGACCGTCACCACCTGCCGCGCCGGCCACCCGTTCCCCCTGCTGGTGCGGGCGTCGGGGGCCGTCGAGGAGGTCGGCGGGCCCGGGACGGTGCTCGGCGTCTTCGACGACCCGCCCCTCACGGACGTCACCGTGCGCATCGCACCCGGCGACTCGATCGTGGTGTTCACCGACGGCCTGACCGAGGCGCGCCAGGGCACCGCCCTGCTCGGCGAGGAGCGCCTCAGCGACGCGGCGTCGGCCTGCGCGGGCATGGGCGCCGAGGCGGCCGCGGCGCACCTGCTGCGGACGGCGGCCGACTTCGCGCGGGGACGGCTCCGCGACGACGTCGCCGTGGTCGTCGTGCGCGTCCTCGGCGACTGA
- a CDS encoding nitroreductase family protein, with protein sequence MSVSAADIPDKSFLQTVGDRRSIRYYDPDKKVEDWKIQTMLQAGRLASCQGNINATEAIVVDRETCDLWDEIEECVSGFNVQIINQSSHLIFWLTNLNAWYGRANDGLSTLALSGALTKYHGWNYEFTMTQTVPRLMSFPTERTENLLRFETGLAVCQSILTATSLDIGSILIAFGRKPGGIEKAFGLPPHYKLTWGHAVGYPLEDFKAGGQRPRLKFEKLFHKDAHGTPYHMDEDLKEALKAKGMIQEQSPVDGRMDEIEALASKFSREPGVVSWPEKEVRRLINDDDWDFGPNIKKRAEEVLAQGGLPDYPEEMRETFTKLMEEHGIDASKYLS encoded by the coding sequence ATGTCCGTATCCGCAGCCGATATCCCCGACAAGAGTTTTCTTCAGACGGTCGGGGACCGTCGGAGCATCCGGTACTACGACCCGGACAAGAAGGTCGAGGACTGGAAGATCCAGACGATGCTCCAGGCCGGGCGGCTCGCCTCCTGCCAGGGGAACATCAACGCCACCGAGGCGATCGTCGTCGACCGTGAGACCTGTGATCTCTGGGACGAGATCGAGGAGTGCGTCTCCGGCTTCAACGTCCAGATCATCAACCAGAGCTCGCACCTGATCTTCTGGCTGACGAACCTGAACGCCTGGTACGGCCGCGCCAACGACGGTCTCTCGACCCTCGCCCTCTCCGGCGCGCTCACCAAGTACCACGGCTGGAACTACGAGTTCACGATGACGCAGACCGTCCCGCGTCTCATGAGCTTCCCGACGGAGCGCACCGAGAACCTGCTCCGCTTCGAGACCGGTCTCGCCGTCTGCCAGTCGATCCTGACGGCGACGTCGCTCGACATCGGCTCGATCCTCATCGCCTTCGGCCGCAAGCCGGGCGGGATCGAGAAGGCCTTCGGCCTGCCGCCGCACTACAAGCTGACCTGGGGCCACGCCGTCGGCTACCCCCTCGAGGACTTCAAGGCCGGCGGCCAGCGGCCCCGCCTCAAGTTCGAGAAGCTGTTCCACAAGGACGCCCACGGCACGCCGTACCACATGGACGAGGACCTCAAGGAGGCCCTCAAGGCCAAGGGCATGATCCAGGAGCAGTCGCCGGTGGACGGCCGCATGGACGAGATCGAGGCCCTCGCCTCCAAGTTCTCCCGCGAGCCGGGCGTGGTGTCGTGGCCGGAGAAGGAAGTCCGCCGTCTGATCAACGACGACGACTGGGACTTCGGCCCGAACATCAAGAAGCGCGCCGAGGAGGTCCTCGCGCAGGGTGGCCTGCCGGACTACCCCGAGGAGATGCGCGAGACGTTCACCAAGCTCATGGAGGAGCACGGGATCGACGCGAGCAAGTACCTCAGCTAG
- a CDS encoding carboxymuconolactone decarboxylase family protein, which yields MIDTETHGLAVDLRREAPDAYRALAALTRASTLDHGLAELMKVRASQLNGCAYCVDLHVRLALEAGEDPRRLHALAVWRESPFFSARERAALALTESLTRMEAVPLPEVVASAVEDHFDPAERGQLIVVIAGINAWNRVMVAAGDPPPPLDAR from the coding sequence ATGATCGACACCGAGACCCACGGCCTGGCGGTGGACCTCCGCCGCGAGGCGCCCGACGCCTACCGCGCGCTCGCCGCCCTCACCCGGGCGAGCACCCTCGACCACGGCCTCGCCGAGCTGATGAAGGTGCGCGCCTCGCAGCTCAACGGGTGCGCCTACTGCGTGGACCTCCACGTGCGGCTGGCGCTCGAGGCCGGCGAGGACCCGCGGCGCCTGCACGCGCTCGCCGTGTGGCGCGAGTCCCCCTTCTTCAGCGCCCGCGAGCGGGCCGCCCTCGCCCTGACGGAGTCCCTCACGCGCATGGAGGCGGTGCCGCTGCCCGAGGTCGTGGCCTCGGCGGTCGAGGACCACTTCGACCCGGCGGAGCGCGGCCAGCTGATCGTGGTGATCGCCGGCATCAACGCCTGGAACCGGGTGATGGTCGCCGCCGGCGACCCGCCCCCGCCGCTCGACGCCCGATGA
- a CDS encoding M23 family metallopeptidase, with protein MAYRVRALADVAAFLAARREAVRTRVADATGSRPGGATTHGAAVRHVARLGLGRLPARPAARTNGQRRRWRDISRWLASRREVPRDVERPLSRPAEGPLESPFGPRWGRAHEGVDIGGGATSGAPVRAAADGVVVSAGAHGGYGLIVVLRHADGLRTAYAHLSATGVAPGRPVARGAVVGRMGETGNAHGVHLHFEVRRGGRAVDPLPYLLPRDRPRPR; from the coding sequence ATGGCGTACCGGGTCCGGGCGCTCGCCGACGTCGCGGCGTTCCTGGCGGCCCGGCGCGAGGCCGTGCGGACCCGCGTCGCGGACGCGACGGGTTCCCGCCCGGGGGGCGCCACGACCCACGGGGCCGCGGTGCGTCACGTGGCGCGCCTCGGCCTCGGCCGCCTCCCCGCCCGGCCGGCGGCGCGCACGAACGGGCAGCGGCGGCGGTGGCGTGACATCTCGCGGTGGCTCGCGTCACGGCGCGAGGTGCCCCGCGACGTCGAACGGCCGTTGAGCCGCCCGGCGGAGGGGCCGCTGGAGTCGCCGTTCGGGCCCCGCTGGGGGCGCGCCCACGAGGGGGTCGACATCGGGGGCGGGGCGACGAGCGGCGCGCCGGTGCGGGCCGCGGCGGACGGCGTGGTCGTCTCCGCCGGGGCGCACGGCGGGTACGGGCTCATCGTGGTGCTGCGCCACGCCGACGGCCTGCGCACCGCGTACGCGCACCTCTCGGCGACCGGGGTCGCACCCGGCCGGCCCGTCGCGCGCGGCGCGGTGGTGGGGCGCATGGGCGAGACGGGGAACGCGCACGGCGTCCACCTGCACTTCGAGGTGCGGCGGGGTGGTCGCGCCGTGGACCCCCTCCCCTACCTCCTGCCGCGGGACCGCCCCCGGCCGCGCTGA
- a CDS encoding Smr/MutS family protein: MRIAKVREGAEAERAAARARAEAELTGLTRELSGLRRAISDARRAEARRASEAAAPASPRARERDRGLDAASRAASRAREALREPAPEPVTEGPPPGVGDHVHDPVMGFRGRILAIDGDRAEVQGGSARMRIPLGRLVRDRAAARRAEFTEPPPPVASVSAPAATLEVDVRGQRVEEARGEVRDRMDAAAMAGLPSVRVIHGHGTGALRTVVREELRRHPLVARAEPAPPDQGGDGATIAHLTDD, from the coding sequence GTGCGCATCGCGAAGGTGCGCGAGGGGGCGGAGGCCGAGCGCGCCGCGGCACGGGCCCGCGCGGAGGCGGAGCTGACGGGCCTGACCCGCGAGCTCAGCGGTCTGCGGCGCGCGATCTCCGACGCCCGGAGGGCGGAGGCGCGCCGGGCGTCGGAGGCGGCGGCGCCCGCCTCGCCGCGGGCGCGGGAGCGCGACCGCGGCCTCGACGCCGCGTCGCGTGCCGCGTCACGGGCCCGCGAGGCCCTGCGGGAGCCGGCCCCCGAGCCGGTGACGGAGGGGCCCCCTCCGGGCGTCGGCGACCACGTCCACGACCCCGTGATGGGGTTCCGGGGCCGCATCCTCGCGATCGACGGGGACCGCGCGGAGGTGCAGGGCGGCTCGGCCCGGATGCGCATCCCGCTGGGGCGGCTGGTGCGCGACCGGGCGGCGGCGCGGCGGGCGGAGTTCACGGAGCCGCCGCCGCCGGTGGCGTCGGTCTCCGCCCCGGCGGCGACCCTGGAGGTCGACGTCCGCGGGCAGCGGGTCGAGGAGGCGCGCGGCGAGGTGCGCGACCGGATGGACGCCGCGGCGATGGCGGGGTTGCCGTCGGTGCGGGTGATACACGGGCACGGCACCGGGGCCCTGCGCACCGTCGTGCGCGAGGAGCTCCGGAGGCACCCCCTGGTGGCGCGGGCCGAGCCCGCCCCGCCCGATCAGGGCGGGGACGGCGCGACCATCGCCCATCTCACCGACGACTGA
- a CDS encoding SCO family protein produces the protein MAAAVAALSLVLLGVASRGGDDSRFIAPEITPSRPAPATTGTGFDGRPVSVPTSGRPALVTFLFANCPDVCPTIAATIASSLDALGPAADDLDVVAISVDPEGDTAPSVGEFLDRFRLRGRMSYITGTRAELAPLWRDWLITAQPEGEDASIHSARVVLVGRDGRQVASYAAGIVVPVGDLTADLRTLIAG, from the coding sequence GTGGCCGCGGCCGTCGCGGCCCTCTCCCTCGTGCTCCTCGGCGTGGCGTCGCGCGGGGGTGACGACAGCCGGTTCATCGCCCCCGAGATCACCCCCTCCCGGCCCGCGCCCGCGACGACGGGGACCGGGTTCGACGGCCGGCCCGTGTCCGTCCCCACCTCCGGCCGCCCGGCGCTCGTGACGTTCCTGTTCGCCAACTGCCCCGACGTCTGCCCGACGATCGCCGCCACCATCGCCTCCTCGCTCGACGCCCTCGGCCCCGCCGCCGACGACCTCGACGTCGTCGCCATCAGCGTCGACCCCGAGGGCGACACCGCCCCCTCCGTCGGTGAGTTCCTCGACCGCTTCCGCCTCCGCGGCCGCATGAGCTACATCACCGGGACCCGGGCCGAGCTCGCACCCCTCTGGAGGGACTGGCTGATCACCGCCCAGCCGGAGGGCGAGGACGCCTCCATCCACTCCGCCCGCGTGGTGCTGGTCGGCCGCGACGGACGCCAGGTCGCCTCGTACGCCGCCGGGATCGTCGTCCCCGTCGGCGATCTCACCGCCGACCTCCGGACGCTGATCGCCGGGTAG
- a CDS encoding helix-turn-helix domain-containing protein: MRHLTTREAAALLGVSSNSVRAYADAGFLRCSRTARGDRRFLEADVLAYLASRQAQEKPFAEVRAELWTKTILSVLRAAERDLGGSSSQSARFAAARELIVNSSGVRPAS, translated from the coding sequence ATGAGGCACCTGACGACTCGCGAGGCGGCTGCCCTCCTAGGGGTGTCCTCCAACTCGGTGCGCGCCTACGCTGACGCTGGTTTCCTGCGCTGTTCGAGGACGGCGAGGGGCGACCGGCGGTTCCTCGAGGCGGATGTGCTGGCGTATCTGGCCAGCCGGCAGGCTCAGGAGAAGCCGTTCGCTGAGGTCAGGGCCGAGCTCTGGACGAAGACGATCTTGTCGGTGCTGCGTGCCGCTGAGCGAGACCTCGGCGGCTCGTCGTCCCAATCTGCTCGGTTTGCCGCGGCGCGAGAGCTGATCGTGAACTCCTCCGGGGTCCGCCCGGCGTCGTAG
- the ppk2 gene encoding polyphosphate kinase 2 translates to MGTLDRGVYDAELERMQLELVDLQEAVKEEGLRVAVIFEGRDTAGKGGTISRITKHLNPRSYEIVALGVPSERESGQWYFQRYVAHLPTRGMMTLFDRSWYNRAGVERVMGFCTEEQAEAFLRAAPDLERMLVADGLILVKYWLEVGPEEQEERFRERATDPAKRWKLSPIDAEARKRYDDYTAARDEMLLRTDTPECPWYVVDADDQRRARLNLMQHLLDTIPQRRVARPTKLPKLKRTGTAVPPPESVARVPERW, encoded by the coding sequence ATGGGCACGCTGGACCGCGGCGTCTACGACGCCGAGCTGGAGCGCATGCAGCTCGAGCTGGTCGACCTGCAGGAGGCCGTCAAGGAGGAGGGCCTGCGCGTCGCGGTCATCTTCGAGGGGCGCGACACCGCGGGGAAGGGCGGCACGATCTCCCGCATCACGAAGCACCTCAACCCGCGCTCCTACGAGATCGTCGCCCTCGGCGTGCCGAGCGAGCGCGAGTCCGGCCAGTGGTACTTCCAGCGGTACGTCGCGCACCTGCCGACCCGCGGGATGATGACCCTGTTCGACCGGTCCTGGTACAACCGCGCCGGCGTCGAGCGTGTCATGGGGTTCTGCACGGAGGAGCAGGCCGAGGCGTTCCTGCGCGCCGCCCCCGATCTCGAGCGGATGCTCGTCGCGGACGGCCTGATCCTCGTCAAGTACTGGCTGGAGGTCGGCCCCGAGGAGCAGGAGGAGCGGTTCCGGGAGCGGGCGACCGACCCCGCGAAGCGGTGGAAGCTCAGCCCCATCGACGCCGAGGCGCGGAAGCGCTACGACGACTACACGGCCGCCCGCGACGAGATGCTGCTGCGCACCGACACGCCCGAGTGCCCGTGGTACGTGGTGGACGCCGACGACCAGAGGCGCGCCCGGCTCAACCTGATGCAGCACCTGCTCGACACGATCCCGCAGCGCCGCGTCGCGAGGCCGACGAAGCTGCCGAAGCTGAAGCGGACGGGCACCGCCGTCCCACCACCCGAGAGCGTCGCCCGGGTGCCGGAGCGCTGGTGA
- a CDS encoding endonuclease MutS2: MDPRSADLLELPAVRERLAGMTAFAGGRDLALALTPSADPHEVAARCATTEEAVRLRDLGVAGPGGAFDIRPAVAQAVRDVPLDAADLLEVLVTVGVWRELREAVGEHREHAPGLAEVMELPDLAAAMRIESALARAIDPRGGLLDSASAELGSVRRRLVGARRAASDLLRDLAVRLRSHLQESFTTLRGGRPVLAVKASSRSAVPGIVHDSSGSGETIFVEPIALVEANNLTRELVAREAEEEERILRMLSRAVAEEHVALDGLTEALADLDLALACAALSRAWDGCPVEPAAEVDLRAARHPLLDPATAVAIDLPLEGVRALVVSGPNTGGKTVALKTLGLLAMLHQCGLRVPARSARLPVFDRVLADIGDDQSIAESLSTFSAHVRRLVVIMAAAGPRSLVLLDEPAAGTDPDEGSRLAQSVVERLVEQGALVLATTHHPEMKAWASDAPRAANAAVGVDLRTLRPLYSLNIGEPGASHALGIAEGLGLDPEVVEAARRAGPPERRALEALLAEAGAARAAADEELSAAREARAAPNARSATRGSARGSWRCASRRCARGRRPSAPRHGPARRRS; the protein is encoded by the coding sequence ATGGACCCGCGCAGCGCCGACCTGCTGGAGCTGCCCGCCGTACGCGAGCGCCTGGCGGGCATGACCGCCTTCGCCGGCGGCCGCGACCTCGCGCTGGCGCTGACGCCGTCCGCCGACCCCCACGAGGTCGCGGCGCGGTGCGCGACCACCGAGGAGGCGGTGCGGCTGCGGGACCTCGGCGTCGCCGGGCCGGGCGGGGCCTTCGACATCCGCCCGGCGGTCGCCCAGGCCGTCCGCGACGTGCCGCTCGACGCCGCCGACCTCTTGGAGGTGCTGGTCACGGTGGGCGTCTGGCGCGAGCTGCGCGAGGCGGTGGGGGAGCACCGCGAGCACGCGCCGGGGCTCGCGGAGGTGATGGAGCTGCCCGACCTGGCGGCTGCGATGCGCATCGAGTCGGCGCTCGCCCGGGCGATCGACCCCCGCGGCGGGCTCCTCGACTCGGCGTCGGCCGAGCTCGGGTCGGTGCGCCGCCGCCTCGTCGGCGCCCGCCGTGCGGCCTCCGACCTGCTGCGCGACCTCGCGGTGCGGCTCCGCAGCCACCTGCAGGAGTCGTTCACCACGCTGCGGGGCGGCCGTCCCGTGCTCGCGGTGAAGGCGTCGTCGCGGTCGGCGGTGCCGGGGATCGTGCACGACAGCTCCGGCTCGGGGGAGACGATCTTCGTCGAGCCGATCGCCCTGGTCGAGGCGAACAACCTCACCCGCGAGCTGGTCGCGCGGGAGGCGGAGGAGGAGGAGCGCATCCTGCGGATGCTCTCCCGGGCGGTCGCCGAGGAGCACGTCGCCCTCGACGGCCTGACGGAGGCGCTGGCGGACCTCGACCTGGCGCTCGCGTGCGCCGCCCTGTCGCGCGCCTGGGACGGTTGTCCCGTCGAGCCGGCCGCCGAGGTCGACCTGCGGGCCGCCCGCCACCCGCTCCTCGACCCGGCGACCGCCGTGGCGATCGACCTGCCGCTGGAGGGGGTGCGGGCCCTGGTGGTGTCGGGCCCGAACACCGGCGGCAAGACCGTCGCGCTGAAGACGCTCGGCCTGCTCGCGATGCTGCACCAGTGCGGGTTGCGGGTGCCGGCGCGGAGCGCCCGGCTGCCGGTGTTCGACCGGGTGCTCGCCGACATCGGCGACGACCAGTCGATCGCGGAGAGCCTGTCGACCTTCTCCGCGCACGTGCGGCGCCTCGTGGTGATCATGGCGGCGGCGGGCCCCCGGTCGCTGGTGCTGCTCGACGAGCCCGCGGCGGGGACCGACCCCGACGAGGGGTCGCGCCTCGCCCAGTCGGTGGTGGAGCGCCTGGTGGAGCAGGGCGCCCTGGTGCTGGCGACGACCCACCACCCCGAGATGAAGGCGTGGGCGAGCGACGCACCGCGCGCCGCGAACGCCGCCGTGGGCGTCGACCTGCGGACCCTCCGGCCCCTCTACTCCCTGAACATCGGCGAGCCGGGCGCCTCCCACGCCCTCGGCATCGCGGAGGGGCTCGGGCTCGACCCGGAGGTCGTGGAGGCGGCGCGGCGGGCGGGTCCGCCGGAGCGGCGGGCGCTCGAGGCGCTGCTGGCCGAGGCGGGCGCCGCGCGGGCCGCCGCCGACGAGGAGCTGTCCGCCGCCCGCGAGGCGCGCGCCGCGCCGAACGCGCGGAGCGCGACGCGCGGGTCCGCGAGAGGGAGCTGGAGGTGCGCATCGCGAAGGTGCGCGAGGGGGCGGAGGCCGAGCGCGCCGCGGCACGGGCCCGCGCGGAGGCGGAGCTGA